A genomic stretch from Tubulanus polymorphus unplaced genomic scaffold, tnTubPoly1.2 scaffold_56, whole genome shotgun sequence includes:
- the LOC141914620 gene encoding uncharacterized protein LOC141914620 codes for MHEFITSHIGAIIGYILVILIPGIHIGSILYFWTPYKRDLVDTLTCRCPCFDTIFKGSYENFPSKYKHIYFNATWNTWKIWSITFLAGVVLYEAVKRLIHLFTTRRLRWQFLMLFIVAFYSHYFSWWVYFNYLNDDFYKQWFHQLFFTVSEFVSSFIVFQLCDCNIEITWYKLLIIITISLTHIVISCVDQFIQHIFYSKGWRHQIIRDLGLMIPDLLHLFIPLFHVLKCLNQSGIKRRQLIKDLITALIFIVVIVPLISFL; via the exons ATGCATGAATTTATAACGAGTCATATTGGAGCGATTATAGGTTATATATTAGTTATACTGATCCCTGGAATACATATTG gatCAATACTGTATTTTTGGACGCCATATAAACGCGATTTGGTAGATACCCTCACTTGCCGGTGCCCGTGTTTTGATACTATATTTAAAG GTTCGTACGAGAATTTTCCCTCgaaatataaacatatatactTCAACGCCACCTGGAATACATGGAAGATTTGGTCGATAACATTTCTCGCAGGGGTCGTTCTTTACGAAGCGGTTAAACGATTAATTCATCTGTTCACCACTAGGAGGCTACGCTGGCAGTTTTTAATGTTATTCATAGTCGCGTTTTATTCGCACTATTTTTCGTGGTGGGTTTATTTTAATTATCTGAATGATGATTTCTATAAACAATGGTTCCATCAGTTATTTTTCACGGTCTCTGAATTCGTTTCAAGTTTCATCGTTTTTCAATTATGCGATTGTAATATTGAAATCACGTGGTATAAATTATTGATTATAATTACGATCAGTTTAACACATATCGTAATCAGCTGCGTTGATCAATTTATTCAACATATATTCTATTCTAAAGGTTGGCGTCATCAGATAATCCGTGACTTGGGTTTAATGATTCCCGATTTGTTACACTTATTCATTCctttatttcatgtattaaaatgtttaaatcaATCAGGGATTAAACGACGTCAGTTaattaaagatttaataaCAGCTTTAATTTTCATTGTTGTAATTGTACCATTGATCAGttttctgtaa
- the LOC141914609 gene encoding leucine-rich repeat-containing protein 71-like codes for MGKKFERVMRQTAQNSNPDEEDNKITEPHVCNGNFMNDFTELCRRNSLIVIPPVRPRPKRPPTPSIIPTHDSKDSKKGKEKQTIQELEPEPELDENGEPPEPPPKTYTVKDKFDYFKPCVQVEMDHHDKHDTVTEVFIRGWLVDEPMINVLKQCFITMDRLHSLHFWRTGFTASTVSTIAAFLPQCVNIRCLVLEGNPVTEENYWELIAADSSLQNLSLRHNGITDKGARGIGQQLGHINHSNNKIISLNLNNNRISDEGAIYISDGLRVNRTLLCLSLSNNEISDRGAEKFAQVLSRFILTHEEIVERRKLIGEKGSSLIVDHQKSATASRRGDSKDRPGSVRSGTDKSEKKRDKSSSKKKDDKKDEKTKGKKEEKNVSKKVFVLAAVTKFGLSSSSGRGSGASVTADSKTKGKDKKGGKDKKAGGGAVVAEIEQIDVSETINPLLEPVTVVNTSHLQIPGNRVLISLNLSRNNIGETGMKALLLAIQDQISLLLKTSGTGLMRLSLHKQNKCHVNSSSTYQELNEIMIARDPFHKPAVKTPDGADPDQSI; via the exons ATGGGGAAGAAATTTGAACGTGTTATGAGACAAACAGCTCAGAATTCAAATCCCGATGAAGAGGACAATAAAATAACAG AGCCTCACGTGTGTAACGGAAATTTCATGAATGATTTCACTGAATTGTGTCGTCGGAACAGTCTGATAGTAATACCACCGGTTAGACCTCGTCCCAAGAGACCACCAACGCCATCTATTATACCAACTCATGATTCTAAAGATTCAAAAAAAGGCAAAGAAAAACAGACAATTCAAGAATTGGAACCGGAACCAGAATTAGATGAGAATGGAG aaCCTCCAGAACCACCCCCGAAAACCTACACAGTTAAagataaatttgattattttaaaCCATGTGTCCAAGTTGAGATGGATCATCATGATAAACATGACACAGTTACTGAGGTTTTCATTAGAG GTTGGCTCGTTGATGAACCAATGATCAATGTtttaaaacaatgttttattacaATGGATCGTCTGCATTCATTACA TTTTTGGAGAACTGGTTTCACTGCATCTACAGTATCTACTATAGCTGCGTTCCTACCACAGTGTGTTAATATCAG GTGTCTTGTATTAGAAGGTAATCCTGTAACAGAAGAGAATTATTGGGAGCTGATAGCAGCTGACAGTTC GTTGCAGAATTTATCTCTAAGACACAATGGTATAACGGATAAAGGAGCTCGAGGAATTGGTCAACAACTCGGTCATATCAACCATAgcaacaataaaatcatctcTTTAAACCTCAACAATAATCGAATATCTGATGAAGGCGCCATCTATATTTCAGAT gGTTTAAGAGTAAATCGAACTCTATTGTGTTTATCGCTGTCTaacaatgaaatcagtgacCGCGGAGCCGAAAAATTCGCTCAAGTTTTGTCTCGATTTATTTTAACTCACGAAGAAATCGTCGAAAGAAGAAAATTAATCGGTGAAAAAGGTTCTTCATTAATTGTTGATCATCAGAAATCG GCAACGGCTAGTCGTCGTGGCGATAGTAAAGATCGTCCCGGTAGCGTACGCAGCGGAACAGATAAATCTGAGAAAAAACGAGATAAATCTTCATCGAAAAAAAAGGACGATAAAAAAGATGAGAAAACGAAAGGGAAAAAAGAGGAAAAAAATGTCTCGAAGAAAG TGTTTGTTTTGGCGGCTGTTACTAAATTCG GTTTATCGTCCAGTAGTGGCCGGGGTTCAGGAG CCTCAGTAACTGCTGACTCTAAAACTAAGGGTAAAGATAAAAAGGGAGGTAAAGATAAAAAAGCTGGTGGTGGCGCTGTCGTAGCTGAAATCGAG CAAATTGATGTTAGTGAGACGATAAATCCATTGTTGGAACCGGTAACAGTGGTTAATACGTCACATTTACAAATACCTGGTAACAGAGTACTCATCAGTCTTAATCTATCCC GTAACAATATCGGTGAAACCGGTATGAAAGCGTTGCTATTGGCGATACAGGATCAGATATCATTGTTACTGAAAACATCAGGAACTGGTTTAATGAGACTTTCTCTCCAT aAGCAGAATAAATGTCATGTGAACAGTAGCTCCACCTATCAGgaactgaatgaaataatgatagcTCGAGATCCATTTCATAAACCAGCGGTGAAAACACCAGACGGCGCTGATCCAGATCAGAGTATCTAA